One segment of Chloroflexota bacterium DNA contains the following:
- a CDS encoding rod shape-determining protein, with product MLGLFSADISIDLGTANTLVLVRGKGIVINEPSVVAIDKKSKRVLAIGADAKKMVGRTPANIVAIRPLRDGVISDFDITEQMLKHFIKKVHTSRLMSLPRPRVVVGIPSGVTEVERRAVQDATMSAGAREAFLIEEPMAAAIGAGLPVTDAIGSMIVDIGGGTTEVAVLSLGGIVVSRSLRVAGDEMNEDIVSYARQKYNLLVGERMAESIKMAIGSAYPLEEERTMTLRGRNLITGLPEAVEISTVEVREALSGSVQTIVSVVRSAIDDTPPELVSDLMESGIALAGGGSMLLGLAERLSEETKIHVFVADDPLTCVVRGGGAVLQDLDLYAKVLAVPGRRSPAAMR from the coding sequence CTGCTGGGGCTGTTCTCAGCAGACATCAGTATCGACCTCGGCACAGCAAACACCCTGGTTCTTGTGCGCGGCAAGGGCATCGTCATCAACGAGCCGTCCGTCGTCGCCATCGACAAGAAGTCCAAGCGGGTTCTCGCCATCGGGGCCGACGCCAAGAAGATGGTCGGCCGCACGCCGGCCAATATCGTGGCGATCCGGCCGCTGCGCGACGGCGTTATCTCCGATTTCGACATCACCGAGCAGATGCTGAAGCACTTCATCAAGAAAGTGCACACCAGCCGCCTGATGAGCCTGCCGCGCCCGCGCGTGGTGGTCGGCATCCCCAGCGGCGTCACCGAAGTGGAGCGCCGCGCCGTGCAGGATGCGACCATGAGCGCCGGCGCACGCGAAGCGTTTCTGATCGAAGAGCCGATGGCCGCCGCCATCGGCGCCGGGTTGCCCGTCACCGATGCGATCGGCAGCATGATCGTCGATATCGGCGGCGGCACGACCGAGGTCGCCGTATTGTCGCTCGGCGGCATCGTGGTGTCACGGTCCCTGCGCGTGGCCGGCGACGAGATGAACGAGGACATCGTCAGTTACGCGCGCCAGAAATATAACCTGCTCGTCGGCGAGCGCATGGCCGAGTCGATCAAGATGGCCATCGGCTCCGCCTACCCGCTGGAAGAAGAGCGGACGATGACGCTGCGCGGCCGCAACCTGATTACCGGCCTGCCCGAAGCGGTCGAGATTTCGACCGTCGAGGTGCGCGAGGCGCTGTCCGGCTCCGTGCAGACCATCGTCTCGGTGGTGCGCTCGGCGATTGACGACACCCCCCCGGAACTCGTATCCGACCTGATGGAGTCCGGCATCGCGCTGGCCGGCGGCGGCTCGATGCTGCTTGGCCTGGCCGAGCGGCTCAGCGAGGAAACCAAGATCCACGTCTTTGTCGCGGACGATCCGCTGACCTGCGTGGTGCGCGGCGGCGGCGCCGTGCTGCAGGACCTCGATCTGTACGCGAAGGTGCTGGCCGTGCCCGGGCGCCGCAGCCCCGCGGCCATGCGCTAG
- the mreC gene encoding rod shape-determining protein MreC encodes MSRLRSEPLLFILLLVSALLIFLHQLNVLRPAEDLLAAFFSPLQGVTSGAWRVIEGPFAGFRDAAEWRQRFEERQAMIDQLLVDNTQLREKEQENETLREMLGFKQANQNYRLMAADVIGRDPNPLIRFIVIDRGSADGVGKGMPVVTARGLIGQVREVAVKSSKVMLITDLASSVNARAQESRASGVVQGTVGGGLVLQFVPQGEKLSNGYIVLTSGLGGHFPKGLVIGQVQSIRGQDVDAFQTADIRPSVDFQAIESVFVIINFPAE; translated from the coding sequence ATGTCTCGCCTACGCTCGGAACCGCTCCTCTTCATCCTCTTGCTGGTTTCAGCCTTGCTGATATTCCTGCATCAACTGAACGTCTTGCGTCCGGCCGAAGACCTGCTGGCCGCGTTCTTCTCACCGCTGCAAGGCGTCACCAGCGGCGCGTGGCGCGTCATCGAGGGCCCGTTCGCCGGCTTCCGCGACGCCGCCGAGTGGCGGCAACGCTTCGAGGAACGCCAGGCCATGATCGACCAGTTGCTGGTCGACAACACCCAGCTCCGCGAAAAAGAGCAGGAAAACGAAACGCTGCGCGAGATGCTCGGTTTCAAGCAGGCCAACCAGAACTACCGGTTGATGGCCGCCGATGTGATCGGCCGCGACCCCAACCCGCTGATTCGCTTCATCGTCATTGACCGCGGCTCGGCCGACGGCGTCGGCAAAGGCATGCCGGTGGTGACGGCGCGCGGACTGATCGGCCAGGTGCGCGAGGTGGCCGTCAAATCATCGAAAGTCATGCTGATTACCGATCTGGCCAGCTCGGTCAACGCGCGGGCGCAGGAATCGCGCGCGAGCGGCGTCGTGCAGGGCACGGTCGGCGGCGGGCTGGTCTTGCAGTTCGTGCCGCAAGGCGAGAAGCTGTCCAACGGCTACATCGTCCTCACGTCCGGCCTCGGCGGCCATTTCCCGAAGGGCCTGGTCATCGGCCAGGTGCAGTCGATTCGCGGCCAGGATGTGGATGCGTTTCAGACGGCCGACATTCGCCCGTCGGTCGATTTCCAGGCGATCGAATCGGTCTTCGTGATCATCAACTTCCCGGCCGAATGA
- the minC gene encoding septum site-determining protein MinC, translating into MTQSAMRSETSLVAIKGTKHGLTVTLLNGPVPDMLAELDDRLTRTAAFFKGAQVTLNVENPGIGAPQLGDIEALLSRHQITLRRLSASSPELAAAAAAHGLELVAPESPEPRNSSPALARVRAVRAGMAESDVVDADASYPAIVLRRTVRSGTAVRHEGHIIVVGDVNPGAELIASGDVIVWGKLRGLVHAGALGDTDAIVCALHLEPTQLRIANTIARMPDRKKRKPAPETAGIRDGKIEITEWS; encoded by the coding sequence ATGACTCAATCCGCGATGCGCAGCGAAACGTCCCTCGTGGCTATCAAGGGCACCAAGCACGGCCTGACGGTGACCTTGCTCAACGGGCCGGTGCCGGACATGCTGGCCGAGCTTGATGACCGGCTGACGCGCACGGCGGCGTTCTTTAAGGGCGCACAGGTCACGCTCAACGTCGAGAATCCAGGCATCGGTGCGCCACAACTCGGCGACATCGAAGCGCTGCTGTCGCGGCACCAGATCACGCTGCGCCGGCTGTCCGCGTCGAGCCCCGAACTGGCGGCGGCCGCGGCGGCGCACGGCCTGGAGCTCGTCGCGCCGGAATCCCCGGAACCGCGCAACAGCTCTCCGGCGCTGGCGCGAGTGCGGGCGGTGCGGGCCGGCATGGCGGAGAGCGACGTGGTCGATGCCGATGCGAGCTACCCCGCCATAGTCCTGCGGCGCACGGTGCGCTCCGGCACCGCGGTGCGGCATGAGGGACACATCATTGTTGTCGGCGACGTCAATCCGGGCGCGGAGTTGATCGCGAGCGGCGATGTCATCGTGTGGGGCAAACTGCGCGGGCTGGTGCACGCTGGCGCGCTGGGCGATACCGACGCGATTGTCTGCGCGCTGCACCTGGAGCCGACCCAGTTGCGCATCGCCAATACCATCGCCCGGATGCCCGACCGCAAGAAACGCAAGCCCGCGCCCGAAACGGCCGGGATTCGTGACGGCAAAATCGAAATCACCGAGTGGAGCTAG
- the mreD gene encoding rod shape-determining protein MreD: protein MSLYAAVALLGLLAILQSSILTRVDPSTLHPDVMLLTIVAWALQRGSREGLVWGFFGGLALDVVSGVPLGLNALVLTAAGYLAGLGEARVFRTNFVLPVLIIAALTVVVFAAHCAYLLLSGNALALDSAIISILAPSLVLNLIASPLVFRPIRWLSRSYGREQLRW from the coding sequence ATGAGCCTCTACGCGGCGGTCGCCCTGCTGGGACTGCTGGCCATCTTGCAGTCCTCCATCCTGACGCGGGTCGACCCCAGCACATTGCACCCCGACGTCATGCTGCTGACCATCGTCGCATGGGCATTGCAGCGCGGCTCGCGCGAAGGTCTGGTCTGGGGCTTCTTCGGCGGGCTGGCGCTCGATGTGGTCTCCGGCGTGCCGCTCGGACTGAACGCGCTGGTGTTGACCGCGGCCGGCTACCTCGCGGGTCTCGGCGAGGCGCGCGTATTCCGCACGAACTTCGTCCTGCCGGTGCTCATCATCGCAGCGCTGACCGTCGTCGTCTTTGCCGCCCACTGCGCGTATCTGCTCCTGAGCGGAAACGCGCTGGCGCTCGATAGCGCCATCATCTCCATCCTGGCCCCGTCCCTGGTGCTCAACCTGATCGCCAGCCCGCTGGTGTTCCGGCCCATTCGCTGGTTGAGCCGCTCCTACGGGCGCGAGCAACTGCGGTGGTAA
- the mrdA gene encoding penicillin-binding protein 2 encodes MKFAVFRLIILVAFGTIAFQLFTIQISNGEQYRRLAENNRYRLLSENAPRGVIYDRNGAILARNTPTYAVAVVPADLPEDKMQLAALYGTLSQMLKIPVSTKAATKPANGSLQPPTGPGIPKGIEEIVEENRYNPFGYVVIKPNVEREIANVIEEMRVDLPGVYIVREPSRQYPFKENIAHVLGYTGGIPSDLYKQFQDRGYEINDQIGLSGVETMFEDDLRGGKGRRLVEVDANGREVRVLAEQKAAPGKNLVLTIDSYLQNAAVEALKTGLKKSKAKAGSLIAMNPNTGEILAMVSLPSYDDNLFTGGIGGDDYAALINNPDLPLFNRAISGEYPLGSVFKIVPASAALQEGVVDRTTGIVDSGVIWVPNKFYPNEPRLAQPFYGWSRQGLGLMNVVSALAWSSDIFFYEVSGGFTPDNFDGLGEKRLASYALSFGFGDRTGLGIPGEARGLVPTDRWKRLTYAQGWVTGDTYNMGIGQGFLLGTPLQLLNATAAVVNGGTLYKPQIARAVLDTDSRILRQFDPTVIRRVSVSPDNLAIVREGLRAVVTSGTATSINFAAVPVAGKTGTAEFPGPRDRYGRLPTHAWFTAFAPFDNPQIVLVAFVENGGEGSQTAVPIAGDFLKAYFHLPPDTPLAPDVVLPSSAVLNQTKPAGAGGESPQAGAIVPRKPADAPRVFSTRILAQESWTLSTAGVFGWVRDRAGRPMAGVTLKIDGGGYAEVRVATDATGWFKYDLMRPNVARDWHVAIDGVESADVLTLQIQPGVKYTVLFQEQ; translated from the coding sequence ATGAAATTTGCTGTTTTTCGGCTGATCATCCTTGTCGCATTCGGGACGATCGCCTTCCAACTCTTCACCATACAGATCAGTAACGGCGAGCAGTACCGCCGTTTGGCTGAGAACAACCGTTACCGGCTGCTGTCGGAGAACGCGCCGCGTGGCGTCATCTACGATCGCAACGGCGCGATCCTCGCGCGCAACACGCCGACGTATGCGGTGGCCGTCGTGCCGGCCGATCTGCCGGAAGACAAGATGCAGTTGGCCGCGCTCTATGGGACGCTCTCGCAGATGCTGAAGATTCCCGTCAGCACGAAGGCCGCAACCAAGCCGGCCAACGGCTCCCTGCAACCGCCGACCGGGCCCGGCATCCCCAAGGGCATCGAGGAGATCGTTGAGGAGAACAGGTACAACCCTTTTGGTTACGTCGTGATCAAGCCGAATGTCGAACGGGAGATCGCGAACGTCATTGAGGAGATGCGCGTCGACCTGCCGGGCGTTTACATTGTGCGCGAGCCGTCGCGGCAGTACCCCTTCAAGGAAAACATCGCGCACGTGCTCGGGTACACGGGCGGCATCCCGTCCGACCTGTACAAGCAGTTCCAGGATCGCGGCTACGAGATCAACGACCAGATCGGCCTGAGCGGCGTCGAGACCATGTTCGAGGACGATCTGCGCGGCGGCAAAGGCCGGCGGCTCGTCGAAGTGGACGCCAACGGCCGCGAGGTGCGCGTGCTCGCCGAGCAGAAGGCGGCGCCCGGCAAGAATCTCGTGCTGACCATCGACAGCTATCTGCAGAATGCGGCGGTCGAAGCGTTGAAGACCGGTCTGAAGAAGTCCAAAGCCAAAGCCGGTTCGCTGATCGCGATGAATCCGAATACCGGCGAAATCCTCGCCATGGTGTCGCTGCCGAGCTATGACGACAACCTGTTCACCGGCGGCATCGGCGGCGACGACTATGCCGCGTTGATCAACAACCCCGATCTGCCGCTGTTCAACCGCGCCATCAGCGGCGAGTACCCGCTTGGATCGGTCTTCAAGATCGTGCCGGCCTCCGCGGCGCTGCAGGAAGGCGTCGTCGATCGCACAACCGGCATCGTGGATTCCGGTGTGATCTGGGTGCCCAACAAGTTCTACCCCAATGAGCCGCGTCTGGCGCAGCCGTTTTACGGCTGGTCGCGGCAGGGGCTGGGCTTGATGAATGTGGTGAGCGCGCTGGCCTGGTCGTCGGACATCTTCTTCTATGAAGTCAGCGGCGGCTTCACGCCGGATAACTTTGACGGCCTCGGCGAAAAACGGCTGGCAAGCTACGCTCTCAGTTTCGGCTTCGGCGATCGCACGGGTCTCGGCATACCGGGCGAGGCGCGCGGTCTGGTGCCGACCGACCGCTGGAAGCGCCTCACCTACGCGCAAGGCTGGGTGACGGGCGACACATACAACATGGGCATCGGCCAGGGGTTCCTGCTGGGGACGCCGCTGCAGCTGCTCAACGCCACGGCGGCCGTGGTGAACGGCGGCACGCTCTACAAGCCGCAGATTGCGCGCGCGGTGCTCGACACCGATTCGCGTATCCTGCGCCAGTTTGACCCGACGGTGATCCGCCGTGTGTCCGTCTCGCCGGACAACCTCGCCATCGTGCGCGAAGGCTTGCGCGCGGTGGTGACGAGCGGCACCGCGACGTCGATCAACTTCGCCGCCGTGCCGGTGGCCGGCAAGACCGGCACCGCCGAGTTTCCCGGCCCGCGCGACCGCTACGGCCGCCTGCCGACGCACGCCTGGTTCACGGCGTTCGCTCCGTTCGATAACCCGCAGATCGTGCTCGTCGCGTTCGTCGAGAACGGCGGCGAAGGTTCGCAGACGGCGGTACCAATCGCGGGCGATTTTCTGAAAGCGTACTTCCATTTGCCGCCCGATACGCCGCTGGCGCCCGACGTCGTGCTTCCGAGCAGCGCGGTGCTGAACCAGACCAAACCGGCTGGCGCGGGCGGCGAGTCGCCACAGGCCGGCGCGATCGTGCCGCGCAAACCGGCGGACGCGCCGCGCGTCTTCTCGACCCGCATCCTCGCGCAGGAAAGCTGGACGCTGTCCACGGCCGGAGTGTTTGGCTGGGTACGCGACCGCGCCGGCCGCCCGATGGCCGGCGTGACGCTGAAGATCGACGGCGGCGGCTATGCGGAAGTGCGGGTCGCCACCGACGCCACCGGCTGGTTTAAGTACGATCTAATGCGCCCCAATGTAGCGCGCGATTGGCACGTGGCCATCGATGGCGTCGAGAGCGCCGACGTACTGACGCTGCAAATTCAGCCGGGCGTGAAATACACGGTGCTGTTCCAGGAGCAGTGA